A portion of the bacterium genome contains these proteins:
- a CDS encoding ParB/RepB/Spo0J family partition protein: MAKKGLGRGFSSLIPTDLLIDDQFDPTLGVDVEISKLMEIPLAKISADPDQPRRHFDEEALADLANSIKVHGVLQPIVVIKKGDKFEIVAGERRFRASKLAGLEKIPAIIRELSDQNRLELSLIENLQRSDLNVLETATAYLKLREQFNMTAKQIGERVGGRSESAVLNTLRLLNLPDEVKKHVYSGELKEGQVRPLLKIDEETVLKILPKIIEEGWTARKLEQFLVQYKKESEKSGDKKPKEIVKMPFESTTRRISKWLKTDVNIKASARGSGQIIIKFKSEEELKRLEEILSK, encoded by the coding sequence ATGGCTAAAAAAGGTTTGGGGCGTGGGTTTTCTTCGCTTATACCTACAGATCTGCTAATTGACGATCAATTCGATCCCACATTAGGGGTTGATGTCGAAATCTCAAAGTTGATGGAAATTCCTCTTGCCAAAATTTCTGCCGACCCAGATCAGCCCCGCCGACATTTTGATGAAGAAGCATTGGCAGATCTGGCTAACTCTATCAAGGTTCATGGTGTTCTTCAGCCAATTGTAGTGATTAAAAAGGGTGATAAATTTGAGATTGTCGCTGGCGAAAGGCGTTTTCGCGCGTCTAAATTAGCAGGACTTGAAAAAATCCCTGCTATCATCAGAGAACTTTCCGACCAGAACCGCCTCGAACTCTCTCTTATTGAGAACCTCCAGCGTTCTGATCTCAACGTTCTTGAAACGGCGACCGCATATCTCAAACTCCGTGAGCAATTCAATATGACCGCCAAGCAGATTGGCGAGCGTGTTGGTGGGCGGAGTGAGAGTGCGGTGCTCAACACACTTCGACTTCTTAATTTGCCGGACGAGGTTAAAAAACACGTTTATTCTGGCGAGTTGAAGGAGGGTCAGGTTAGGCCTCTCCTGAAAATAGATGAAGAAACTGTGCTAAAAATTTTGCCAAAAATCATCGAAGAGGGCTGGACTGCGCGTAAATTAGAGCAATTTTTGGTTCAATATAAAAAAGAGTCCGAGAAATCTGGAGATAAAAAGCCTAAAGAGATCGTTAAGATGCCTTTCGAAAGCACCACAAGGCGCATCTCGAAATGGCTTAAAACTGATGTAAATATCAAGGCTTCCGCTCGTGGGTCTGGACAGATCATCATTAAATTTAAGAGCGAAGAAGAGCTTAAGAGGCTCGAGGAAATTCTTTCTAAGTAA
- the ftsA gene encoding cell division protein FtsA, translating to MNEHSRYIAGVDIGTTTVRSIVASLDSHNQPTIVGISQYENTGMKKGIISHLEGPAKAVDESLIELENISGYQIGRASFSINGSHLLSNKVEGMIALASSENRVLESDIERLREVSTIGKIPANRETIDFIPYSYILDGQGGISNPLDMSGSRLEVRANVVSSMIPHQSNIEQIADLADLEVNRIIPSVMAAGRAVLTEKQRESGVAVIDLGATTTGIAIYEDGDLQYLRVIPIGGVNITNDLAICLKITPEIAEEIKLRHAIAGNREQDEDIMVKKGREHYSFNTSEIDEIIQARLEEIFEEVRKEFKRAGFDKQLPSGVVLVGGGANMKNIAEYSKSMLELASQVGEIHLESTVSDEFKKPEYAAAVGLMLEDMRDLPTENRRERAEVSGFGGIFAKIFGKKR from the coding sequence ATGAATGAGCATTCTCGATATATAGCAGGTGTGGATATCGGTACGACTACTGTGAGAAGTATTGTGGCGAGTTTGGATTCACATAATCAGCCGACAATTGTGGGCATTAGTCAGTATGAAAACACAGGAATGAAGAAGGGTATTATCTCTCATCTTGAGGGTCCAGCCAAGGCGGTTGATGAATCATTGATTGAACTTGAAAATATCAGCGGTTATCAGATCGGCCGAGCAAGTTTTAGTATAAATGGATCACACCTTTTAAGTAATAAAGTTGAGGGCATGATTGCGCTTGCTTCGAGTGAGAATCGAGTGCTAGAGAGCGACATTGAGCGACTTCGAGAAGTTTCTACTATAGGTAAAATCCCTGCTAATCGAGAAACAATTGATTTCATTCCTTATTCTTATATTTTAGACGGACAAGGTGGAATATCTAATCCGTTGGATATGTCTGGATCTCGGCTTGAAGTCCGTGCTAATGTTGTGTCTTCTATGATACCTCACCAGAGTAATATTGAACAAATTGCTGACCTTGCTGATTTAGAAGTTAACAGGATCATTCCTAGCGTCATGGCTGCTGGACGCGCTGTTTTAACTGAAAAACAAAGAGAAAGTGGCGTTGCTGTTATTGATCTTGGTGCCACAACTACAGGAATTGCAATTTATGAAGATGGTGATCTTCAGTATCTCCGCGTGATTCCGATTGGTGGCGTTAATATCACTAACGATCTTGCGATTTGTCTTAAGATTACGCCCGAGATTGCTGAAGAAATTAAACTTCGACATGCGATTGCTGGAAACCGTGAACAAGATGAAGATATTATGGTTAAAAAAGGTCGTGAGCATTATAGTTTCAATACTTCTGAAATTGATGAAATTATTCAGGCACGTCTCGAAGAAATTTTTGAAGAAGTTAGAAAAGAATTTAAGCGAGCAGGATTTGATAAACAGTTGCCAAGTGGCGTAGTACTCGTTGGTGGTGGCGCTAATATGAAAAATATTGCAGAATACTCAAAGTCTATGCTAGAACTTGCATCACAAGTTGGTGAAATCCACCTTGAAAGTACTGTTTCTGATGAATTCAAAAAACCAGAATATGCGGCTGCCGTGGGGTTGATGCTCGAGGATATGCGAGATTTGCCGACGGAAAATCGTCGCGAGCGAGCAGAAGTAAGCGGTTTTGGCGGAATTTTCGCTAAAATATTCGGAAAAAAGCGATAA
- a CDS encoding cation diffusion facilitator family transporter, translating into MSHNHLHKIRKDNLKIAILLNLGFSIFEFIFGLIFNSKMILADAIHDAGDAGVLASMFLVDFFSKKKPTRKYNYGFRRLSVVGAVVTSGLILLGSYQVARYVYYEFARPHYHPYVNVPGLMAVSAIGVVVNLWSAKKLHGSKSLLDKAIFTHMLEDLMGWIMAFLSSILIWFTGFHQIDRVMSLVILLMVGWNAIEVMVKSVKVLLNSAPSVKDFTKIDEEILRIEGILQIENSHFWTLDGEQNIYTATIFIEKGVKKSKSRTEISKILAGFGVVDSTIEFFEK; encoded by the coding sequence ATGTCGCACAATCACTTACACAAAATTCGAAAAGACAATCTTAAGATTGCGATTTTGCTTAATCTTGGATTTTCGATTTTTGAGTTTATTTTTGGGCTGATCTTTAATTCTAAAATGATTTTGGCGGACGCAATTCATGATGCTGGAGACGCTGGTGTTTTGGCATCGATGTTTTTGGTGGATTTTTTCAGCAAGAAAAAGCCCACTCGAAAGTATAACTATGGATTTCGAAGATTGAGTGTTGTTGGTGCTGTCGTTACTTCTGGGCTGATTCTACTCGGCTCATATCAGGTTGCTCGGTATGTTTATTATGAATTTGCCCGTCCTCACTATCACCCATATGTTAACGTACCGGGTTTGATGGCTGTGTCTGCTATAGGTGTCGTGGTGAATCTCTGGTCTGCTAAAAAACTCCACGGCTCCAAGAGTCTACTCGATAAGGCAATTTTTACTCATATGCTTGAAGACCTGATGGGTTGGATTATGGCGTTTTTGTCATCTATTTTGATTTGGTTCACTGGGTTTCATCAGATTGATCGCGTGATGTCTTTGGTGATTTTGCTTATGGTTGGCTGGAATGCTATTGAGGTTATGGTTAAGAGTGTAAAAGTGCTTCTAAATTCTGCGCCAAGCGTCAAAGATTTTACAAAAATAGATGAAGAAATTCTGCGGATTGAAGGAATTTTACAGATTGAAAATTCTCATTTCTGGACTTTGGATGGCGAACAAAATATTTATACAGCGACAATTTTTATCGAAAAGGGCGTAAAAAAATCGAAGTCTCGAACAGAAATCTCCAAGATTTTGGCTGGATTTGGTGTGGTTGATTCTACTATAGAATTCTTCGAAAAATAA
- a CDS encoding nucleoside monophosphate kinase — MIVFFGPAGAGKSVQGNLLAARNDWRWLGAGQLLRDSKDPELLKRMSTGKLVEPEIVNRIMGEALSRANDKVRKVILDGYPRQLAQAEWLFENKDHHGRNIELVVVLEVPRSELLRRLEIRGRMDDTPEIIDERLRIYRQEMYPVLNYFNEKGVRIAHIDGTGSVGQVHDRIMEEIESCEI; from the coding sequence ATGATTGTATTTTTTGGTCCGGCAGGTGCTGGAAAAAGTGTTCAGGGCAATCTTCTGGCCGCGCGCAATGACTGGCGTTGGCTTGGTGCGGGGCAACTTCTCCGCGATAGCAAAGATCCAGAACTTCTTAAAAGAATGTCTACAGGTAAATTGGTTGAGCCGGAAATCGTTAATCGCATTATGGGCGAGGCGCTTTCTCGTGCTAATGATAAGGTTAGAAAAGTCATTTTGGACGGCTATCCACGCCAACTTGCGCAGGCGGAGTGGCTTTTTGAAAATAAAGATCACCATGGCAGAAATATTGAACTTGTGGTCGTCTTGGAAGTTCCTAGGAGCGAACTCCTTCGCCGCCTCGAAATCCGTGGCCGAATGGACGATACGCCTGAGATTATTGATGAGCGCCTAAGGATTTATCGTCAAGAGATGTATCCTGTTCTCAATTATTTTAATGAAAAGGGTGTGCGAATCGCTCATATTGATGGCACCGGCTCGGTTGGGCAAGTGCATGATCGCATAATGGAGGAGATTGAGTCGTGCGAAATCTAA
- a CDS encoding type II secretion system protein, translating to MEHKHNNGFTIIEVVLVLAIAGLIFLAVFLALPAIQRSLRDQARKDAVAKTISMIQAYRSNGGRELRYGSAHDSYIFTRRDGGWFTNGQDYAGIESYLDGQNFPAEIERVSIFTRGSAPPFVRHPRRSVYDEFVGRLQIVLRGSCDISSAHGEAFYPSRDSRNTSIVAIHLEGGDWYCEEFY from the coding sequence ATGGAACATAAGCATAATAATGGCTTTACTATTATAGAGGTAGTTCTTGTTTTAGCTATTGCTGGTCTGATATTTTTGGCTGTATTCTTGGCTTTGCCTGCTATTCAGAGAAGCCTGCGCGATCAGGCCAGAAAGGATGCAGTAGCAAAAACTATATCAATGATTCAAGCATATCGGTCTAATGGTGGTAGAGAGTTAAGATACGGTTCAGCTCACGACAGCTATATTTTTACAAGAAGAGATGGTGGGTGGTTTACCAACGGTCAAGATTACGCAGGCATCGAGAGCTATCTCGATGGTCAGAATTTCCCGGCAGAGATTGAGCGTGTTTCTATTTTTACTAGAGGCTCGGCTCCTCCTTTTGTGCGCCACCCAAGGCGATCTGTATATGATGAATTTGTTGGTAGGCTCCAAATAGTCTTGCGTGGATCTTGCGATATTTCTTCCGCTCACGGGGAGGCGTTTTATCCCTCAAGGGATAGCAGAAATACTTCAATTGTTGCCATACATCTTGAGGGTGGAGATTGGTACTGCGAGGAATTTTATTAA
- the rplU gene encoding 50S ribosomal protein L21, whose protein sequence is MKKAVVKVGGKQFIVSEKETLLVDLLPQGTKELELDALMLIDGDKVEVGTPFVKGVKVSAKVVDELVKGEKIRVIRYKAKKRVHKENGHRQKYTKIEITSIK, encoded by the coding sequence ATGAAAAAAGCAGTCGTAAAAGTTGGCGGTAAGCAATTTATCGTTAGCGAAAAAGAGACCCTTCTGGTGGACCTCCTCCCGCAAGGAACAAAAGAACTCGAACTCGACGCTTTGATGCTTATTGATGGCGACAAAGTGGAAGTTGGAACACCTTTTGTGAAAGGCGTGAAGGTTTCCGCAAAAGTTGTTGACGAACTTGTTAAGGGCGAAAAAATCCGTGTGATCCGCTACAAAGCCAAAAAGCGTGTTCACAAAGAAAACGGACATCGTCAAAAATACACTAAAATCGAAATTACTTCGATTAAATAA
- the ftsZ gene encoding cell division protein FtsZ: MPEIKPNEVETFAKIKVVGIGGAGGSAVNRMKDVGLNNIEFIAMNTDAQALYNSKADKKIHLGRETTNGLGAGADPLVGEGAATESREEIREALQGADMIFITIGAGGGTGSGAGHIVAEIAREMGILVVGVATRPFAFEGQKRKKNADWAIEKLAAMVDTLITIPNDRLLQTIDRNMPLLETFKIADDVLRQGVQGISELITEHGMINLDFADVKSVMSNAGSALMGIGRASGEGRATKAAEQAIESPMIEVSIDGARGVLFNIAGGYDMSMAEIQEAAEIITGAVSPDANIIFGTTLKPELEDEIVITVVATGFDREYNNHTTSSLDDAVSKTFDLKEDKPEKIDEAISQAIDMELDKEEDSPAADFTSDIQGGNIWTEAEDDDESDIPAFLRRRKKNREK, from the coding sequence ATGCCAGAGATTAAACCAAATGAAGTAGAAACATTCGCAAAAATTAAAGTTGTCGGAATCGGTGGTGCTGGAGGAAGCGCAGTTAACAGGATGAAAGATGTTGGCTTGAACAACATCGAATTCATCGCTATGAATACTGACGCACAGGCATTGTATAATTCTAAGGCGGACAAAAAGATCCACTTGGGCCGAGAAACTACCAACGGTCTTGGTGCGGGTGCTGATCCGCTTGTAGGAGAGGGTGCTGCAACTGAATCTCGTGAAGAAATCCGTGAGGCTCTTCAGGGCGCGGATATGATTTTTATTACTATTGGCGCGGGTGGTGGAACAGGCTCTGGTGCTGGTCATATCGTGGCGGAAATCGCTCGAGAAATGGGAATTTTGGTTGTCGGAGTCGCAACTCGTCCTTTTGCTTTTGAAGGCCAAAAGCGCAAGAAGAACGCAGACTGGGCGATTGAAAAACTTGCCGCAATGGTCGACACATTGATCACAATCCCTAATGATCGTCTTCTTCAGACTATAGATAGAAATATGCCCCTTCTCGAGACATTCAAGATTGCTGATGATGTTCTTCGCCAAGGTGTTCAGGGTATTTCTGAACTTATCACTGAGCACGGTATGATCAACCTTGACTTTGCAGACGTTAAATCTGTTATGAGTAACGCTGGATCTGCGCTTATGGGAATTGGCCGCGCAAGTGGTGAGGGTCGTGCTACCAAGGCTGCTGAGCAGGCGATAGAAAGTCCAATGATTGAAGTTTCTATCGATGGCGCACGCGGAGTTCTCTTTAATATTGCTGGTGGCTATGATATGTCTATGGCTGAAATTCAGGAAGCGGCTGAAATCATCACCGGAGCGGTCTCTCCAGATGCCAATATTATCTTTGGTACAACTCTCAAGCCAGAACTTGAAGATGAGATCGTGATTACTGTTGTGGCAACTGGCTTTGACCGTGAGTATAATAATCATACGACTTCGAGCCTTGATGACGCTGTGTCGAAGACTTTTGATCTCAAAGAAGATAAACCAGAAAAAATTGATGAAGCCATCTCTCAGGCGATTGATATGGAACTTGACAAGGAAGAAGATTCTCCTGCAGCAGACTTTACCTCTGATATTCAGGGCGGTAATATCTGGACTGAAGCAGAAGATGATGACGAGAGTGACATTCCAGCGTTCCTTCGCCGCCGCAAGAAAAATCGAGAGAAATAA
- a CDS encoding ParA family protein — MKVISITNQKGGVGKTTSSINIAFYLAKMGFRTLLLDFDPQGNATSGLGVDKNTLSGTMSDVISGEKFLKDVILDTEWDNLKIAPATPVLANTEVELANEKGRFSKLKAALASVNESFDFVIIDSPPSLSLLTVNGFIASDFLILPVQAEFYAMEGLGQLLESMKLVKKGMNPDLELLGVLPTMVDSRTTLSGQVYEEIKRFFPGKVFNTPIPRNIRLAEAPSHGVPVGVYDRFSKGARAYKAVTKEIIQRVKGEK; from the coding sequence ATGAAGGTGATTTCGATTACGAATCAAAAGGGAGGCGTGGGCAAAACCACGAGTTCTATTAATATTGCTTTTTATTTGGCTAAAATGGGATTCAGGACGCTTTTACTTGATTTTGATCCTCAGGGAAATGCCACTAGTGGGCTTGGTGTAGATAAAAATACTTTAAGCGGAACGATGAGCGATGTTATCTCCGGCGAGAAATTTTTGAAAGATGTGATTTTGGATACCGAGTGGGATAATTTGAAGATTGCTCCAGCGACGCCAGTTCTCGCCAATACAGAAGTAGAACTTGCCAATGAAAAAGGGCGATTCTCTAAGTTGAAGGCGGCTCTTGCGAGCGTTAATGAGAGTTTTGATTTTGTGATTATCGACAGCCCGCCGAGCCTTTCTCTTTTGACTGTGAATGGATTTATTGCCAGTGATTTTTTGATTTTGCCAGTTCAAGCGGAATTTTACGCTATGGAGGGGCTAGGGCAATTGCTTGAGAGTATGAAACTAGTGAAAAAAGGTATGAATCCCGATCTTGAACTCTTGGGGGTTTTACCAACAATGGTTGATTCTCGGACCACTTTGAGCGGCCAAGTTTATGAAGAAATCAAGCGATTTTTCCCTGGTAAGGTATTTAACACGCCAATTCCGCGCAATATTCGTCTTGCTGAGGCGCCAAGTCATGGTGTGCCGGTTGGTGTTTATGATAGATTTTCCAAAGGCGCAAGGGCGTATAAGGCCGTAACTAAAGAAATTATTCAACGCGTGAAAGGAGAAAAATAA
- a CDS encoding ATP cone domain-containing protein, which translates to MFNLDETKVLESRVSADGQSIRRRRVSADGVRFTTYERIEKPSITVLKSHGGREHFDRDKLKTSIVRSVGKFISEIQIEEIINRVENSLIARGGKIPSRTIGEEVLLALFDIDKVAYIRFASVFNGFGTIDDFEEILEKIRSEK; encoded by the coding sequence ATGTTCAATCTGGACGAAACTAAAGTTTTGGAAAGCCGAGTTTCGGCGGATGGGCAATCAATTCGCCGCCGCCGAGTTTCTGCTGACGGCGTGCGCTTTACGACTTATGAGCGGATTGAAAAGCCAAGCATCACCGTTCTCAAGTCTCACGGTGGGCGAGAGCATTTCGATCGAGACAAACTCAAAACTTCTATTGTTAGATCTGTTGGAAAATTCATTTCGGAAATTCAAATTGAAGAAATCATCAATCGTGTGGAGAATTCTTTGATTGCGCGCGGTGGCAAAATACCTTCAAGAACTATCGGGGAAGAAGTTTTGTTAGCGCTTTTTGATATTGACAAGGTTGCTTATATTCGATTTGCGAGCGTTTTCAATGGGTTTGGAACAATCGATGACTTCGAAGAAATTTTAGAAAAAATCAGGAGCGAAAAGTGA
- the map gene encoding type I methionyl aminopeptidase, with protein MRNLITGNKTEAQIEAMRQGGKILAKILRELCEFAQVGTTGLEVDAFARKKIQQYGVKSAYLTPDINFPGVVCISVNDCVVHGVPNSIPFEKGDVVKFDMVIVKDGMMVDSAVTTVIGEEPKGAVKMLLNETKKALSAGISVVKPGVKTGDIGAAVEKSLKKAKLGNVYELTGHGIGVKIHMEPSVPNQGKAGKGVSFQAGDTFCIEPMTTLGKSDVEFNRDGNEWDIFTRDGSLSAHFEHTVLVTEDGVEILTLE; from the coding sequence GTGCGAAATCTAATCACCGGCAACAAGACAGAAGCGCAAATTGAAGCAATGCGGCAGGGTGGTAAAATCTTGGCAAAGATCTTGCGAGAACTTTGTGAATTTGCTCAAGTTGGCACCACTGGTCTCGAAGTTGACGCCTTTGCTCGCAAAAAAATCCAGCAATACGGGGTTAAGTCCGCTTATCTTACGCCAGATATTAATTTCCCGGGTGTAGTGTGTATTTCTGTCAACGATTGCGTAGTTCATGGCGTGCCAAATTCTATACCTTTCGAAAAGGGCGATGTGGTTAAATTCGATATGGTTATTGTTAAGGACGGAATGATGGTTGATTCTGCCGTGACTACTGTGATTGGTGAAGAGCCTAAAGGCGCGGTAAAAATGCTTTTGAATGAAACTAAAAAAGCGCTTTCGGCGGGAATTTCTGTCGTGAAGCCAGGTGTAAAAACTGGTGACATTGGCGCTGCGGTTGAAAAATCACTAAAAAAAGCCAAACTTGGTAATGTGTATGAACTTACAGGGCACGGAATTGGCGTAAAAATCCATATGGAGCCAAGTGTGCCTAATCAAGGTAAGGCTGGTAAAGGTGTGAGTTTTCAGGCCGGCGACACTTTTTGTATCGAGCCAATGACAACTCTCGGAAAATCAGATGTTGAGTTTAATCGTGACGGCAATGAATGGGATATATTTACTCGTGACGGCTCGCTGTCGGCGCACTTCGAGCATACAGTTCTCGTGACAGAAGACGGCGTCGAAATCCTCACACTTGAATAA
- the ileS gene encoding isoleucine--tRNA ligase, which translates to MKFQANSRRRAKEYEAGIVKKWKAEKTFEKSVENRSEDNAFVFYDGPPFITGVPHHGTLLSSIVKDAVPRYQTMLGRRVERRWGWDTHGLPAENFVEKKLGIKTRHEVGSKISLEEYITTARESMVSNAALWESTIDRVGRWVEFKNAYKTMDKEFMESVWWAFKTLYEKGKIYEGERVLMYDTAWATPLSKNEMTMDNDAYRVVTDPSVFVKFWLKNFEDSTGGKDKVALLAWTTTPWTLPANMGLFINPEITYAKVKLGDECFILAKDLLEKVLVDEKKNPLDYELLALVDGNDLIGLEYDPILPEYKFEGKGAENAYKVWPADYVSTESGTGIVHSAPAYGEEDFEFSKKYGVPVYHTLDEYGKYLTGEFAGNDVWEFNKPLAKILKERGIVWKIDYIRHDYPHNPRTGHRLMYRAHPSWFFDIQGQKDLMIEQNENINWFPSHLKRGRFAKNIEAAPDWNLSRDRFWATAMPVWKSESGKIRVIGSYAELKELSGVELEDYHRPWVDDITFEIDGEIYTRIDKVLDCWFESGSMPFAQFHYPFENKEKFEKNFPGDFIVEYVGQVRAWFYYVHAVNTALFGKNAFKNVITTGVVAGNDGRKMSKSLGNYTDPNELMDNYSADSLRFLLLSSPLLNGEDFALHDKDVSDVARKLSMIWNMYDFFTMYASVDGWEFKGELRDPSKNLENPLDIWIVSRVHQLRNEITENMDAYNIPRALEGVLPFLDDASNWFVRRSRRRFWKSEDDSDKTQAYQTLHYVLGYLSLILAPFVPFLAEELWSKMVDGETSVHLQDWPEAGEINEKVIAEMAELRGFVNEALALRAKNGVKIRQPLSSIIIPQTSSEIKWFVEILQEELNVKSVQYVVFEKGDNGEILSHKNATEVDFDWEITPELRDEGLSREIIRHIQASRKKAGLNVDDRILLQIQSENQEILTAYKKFVQEILRETLASEGDFESEFSQSVKIEGFETEIKLKKA; encoded by the coding sequence ATGAAATTTCAAGCAAATTCAAGACGACGGGCTAAAGAGTATGAGGCAGGCATCGTCAAAAAGTGGAAGGCGGAAAAAACCTTCGAAAAATCAGTAGAAAATCGGAGCGAGGACAACGCCTTTGTCTTTTATGATGGTCCTCCATTCATCACGGGCGTGCCTCACCACGGAACGCTCCTTTCGAGTATCGTCAAAGATGCTGTGCCTCGCTACCAGACAATGCTCGGGCGTCGTGTTGAGCGTCGTTGGGGATGGGATACGCACGGTCTTCCAGCGGAAAACTTTGTAGAGAAGAAACTAGGCATCAAGACCCGTCACGAAGTTGGCTCCAAAATTTCGCTCGAAGAATACATAACTACGGCTCGAGAGAGTATGGTTTCTAACGCCGCTCTCTGGGAGAGTACCATTGATCGAGTTGGCCGTTGGGTTGAGTTCAAAAATGCTTATAAGACAATGGACAAAGAATTTATGGAATCCGTCTGGTGGGCATTCAAAACTCTTTACGAGAAGGGTAAGATCTATGAGGGTGAGCGTGTCTTGATGTATGACACCGCTTGGGCGACACCACTTTCCAAGAATGAAATGACGATGGACAATGATGCTTACCGGGTGGTGACCGATCCGAGTGTTTTTGTTAAATTCTGGCTTAAGAATTTTGAGGATTCTACTGGTGGCAAAGATAAGGTTGCGCTTCTTGCTTGGACGACCACGCCTTGGACTTTGCCTGCCAATATGGGTCTTTTCATCAATCCAGAAATTACTTATGCCAAGGTAAAATTGGGTGATGAGTGTTTCATTTTAGCAAAAGATTTGCTTGAAAAGGTCTTAGTCGATGAAAAGAAAAATCCCCTCGATTATGAACTTTTGGCGCTAGTTGACGGAAACGATCTGATTGGGCTTGAGTACGATCCGATCTTGCCAGAGTATAAATTTGAAGGTAAGGGCGCCGAGAACGCTTACAAGGTGTGGCCTGCCGATTATGTTTCGACCGAATCTGGAACGGGAATTGTTCACTCTGCGCCGGCTTATGGAGAGGAAGACTTCGAATTTAGTAAGAAGTATGGCGTGCCGGTTTATCACACTTTGGATGAGTATGGAAAATATCTCACGGGCGAATTTGCCGGTAACGATGTCTGGGAATTTAATAAACCTCTCGCTAAAATATTGAAAGAGCGCGGAATTGTCTGGAAGATTGATTATATCCGTCACGATTATCCGCACAATCCTCGCACTGGTCATCGCTTGATGTATCGTGCTCACCCAAGTTGGTTCTTCGATATTCAGGGTCAAAAAGATCTTATGATCGAACAGAATGAAAATATCAACTGGTTTCCATCTCACTTAAAACGCGGTCGTTTTGCTAAAAATATCGAAGCCGCACCAGATTGGAATTTGTCCCGTGACCGCTTCTGGGCTACTGCGATGCCAGTTTGGAAGTCTGAAAGTGGCAAAATCCGCGTTATTGGATCGTACGCAGAACTTAAAGAACTCTCCGGCGTTGAGCTCGAGGATTATCATCGTCCGTGGGTTGATGACATCACCTTCGAGATAGATGGAGAGATCTACACCCGCATCGACAAAGTCCTTGATTGTTGGTTTGAAAGTGGATCTATGCCGTTTGCGCAGTTCCACTATCCTTTCGAAAATAAAGAAAAATTCGAAAAGAATTTCCCCGGTGACTTCATCGTCGAATATGTCGGTCAAGTCCGTGCGTGGTTCTATTATGTTCACGCAGTTAATACGGCGCTCTTTGGCAAAAATGCATTCAAAAATGTCATCACGACAGGTGTTGTCGCTGGCAATGACGGGCGAAAGATGTCCAAGTCTCTCGGCAATTACACGGATCCGAACGAGTTGATGGATAATTATTCTGCGGACAGTTTGCGCTTTTTGTTGCTTTCGAGCCCGCTCCTTAACGGTGAAGATTTTGCGCTTCACGACAAAGATGTTTCGGATGTGGCACGAAAACTCTCAATGATCTGGAATATGTATGATTTCTTCACGATGTACGCCAGCGTCGACGGTTGGGAATTTAAGGGCGAATTGCGCGACCCTTCGAAAAACCTTGAGAATCCGCTCGATATTTGGATTGTGAGCCGCGTTCATCAACTTCGAAATGAAATCACGGAGAACATGGACGCCTACAACATTCCGCGCGCTTTGGAAGGTGTTCTGCCGTTCCTCGACGATGCTTCGAACTGGTTTGTCCGCCGTTCGCGCCGCCGTTTCTGGAAGAGCGAGGACGATAGTGACAAAACGCAGGCGTATCAGACGCTTCACTATGTTCTCGGTTATCTGTCTCTGATTTTGGCTCCGTTTGTGCCGTTCCTCGCAGAAGAACTTTGGTCTAAGATGGTTGATGGGGAGACTTCGGTTCATCTTCAAGATTGGCCAGAGGCAGGCGAGATCAACGAGAAAGTCATCGCTGAGATGGCGGAACTCCGTGGTTTTGTTAATGAAGCGTTGGCGCTTCGAGCAAAAAATGGTGTTAAGATTCGCCAGCCTTTAAGTAGCATAATAATTCCGCAGACTTCGAGCGAAATTAAGTGGTTTGTTGAAATTCTACAAGAAGAACTTAATGTTAAAAGTGTTCAGTATGTCGTGTTTGAAAAGGGCGATAATGGCGAAATTTTGAGCCATAAAAACGCTACGGAAGTCGATTTTGACTGGGAAATTACGCCAGAACTTCGTGATGAGGGATTGTCGCGCGAGATTATTCGCCACATTCAGGCTTCTCGCAAGAAGGCTGGACTAAATGTGGATGATAGAATTCTGCTTCAAATCCAATCTGAAAATCAAGAAATTCTAACTGCGTATAAAAAATTTGTTCAAGAAATTTTGCGCGAAACTTTGGCAAGTGAGGGTGACTTCGAGTCAGAATTCTCGCAAAGTGTCAAAATCGAAGGCTTCGAAACTGAGATTAAGCTCAAAAAAGCGTAA